CCTTGCCGTGACCGATGGCCAGACTGTGTCTGATGGCCTCCGTGACGTAGGTCTTCGCGGCTTGGACCGCGTCCGGCACGGATTTCCCCCTTGCCAGTTGCGCGGTGATCGCCGAGGCAAAGGTGCAGCCGGTGCCGTGCGTATGGGTCGTGTCGATGAACTCGCCCTTGTAGATCTGGAAGAACCGGCCGTCGTACAAGAGGTCCGTGCCCCGTTCTGCGATCAGATGACCGCCCTTGATAAGGACGTGGTGGCAGCCGAATTGGGCAATGACCTTGGCCGCACGCCTGGCGTCGGCCAGGGTTTTGATCTCGATGCCCGACAACTGTTGCGCCTCGTGAACGTTGGGCGTCACGAGCAGCGCCAACGGAAAGAGATCTTTGGTCAGGGCCTCCACGGCCTCGGGCTTCAACAGAGCCTGGCCGCTCTTGGAGATCATGACCGGGTCCACGACGAGC
The DNA window shown above is from Nitrospira tepida and carries:
- the thiD gene encoding bifunctional hydroxymethylpyrimidine kinase/phosphomethylpyrimidine kinase, with amino-acid sequence MKQVLTIAGSDSGGGAGIQGDIKAMSANGVFALSVITAVTAQNTEEVTDVFELPVSIIAAQLDAVFDDFEIAAVKTGMLSSAAVISTVVRLLKPQQVGQLVVDPVMISKSGQALLKPEAVEALTKDLFPLALLVTPNVHEAQQLSGIEIKTLADARRAAKVIAQFGCHHVLIKGGHLIAERGTDLLYDGRFFQIYKGEFIDTTHTHGTGCTFASAITAQLARGKSVPDAVQAAKTYVTEAIRHSLAIGHGKGPTNHFYFLQGNGAQ